Proteins encoded within one genomic window of Columba livia isolate bColLiv1 breed racing homer chromosome 1, bColLiv1.pat.W.v2, whole genome shotgun sequence:
- the CCNA1 gene encoding cyclin-A1 has translation MRRASEKSRAGRREPCSAVPHSSGRAVLGVLAENGQQRPGGQGATVIRCFSGSENAIPLAGKDELPKRLGNVPSKQEFAIYVDDQEQKENYSYQVAEELESSLCELDTSAMSSSIHLLLDLSTGSPMLVDTSFQSQPEDHMVDAVTLTVGEYAEDIHQYLREAEVRFRPKPYYMRKQPDITTGMRAILVDWLVEVGEEYKLRTETLYLAVNFLDRFLSCMSVLRGKLQLVGTAAILLAAKYEEIYPPEVDEFVYITDDTYTKRQLLRMEHLLLKVLAFDLTAPTINQFLLQYIQRHGVCMRTENFARYLAELSLLQDDPFLKYLPSQIAAAAYCLANYTVNRSFWPETLAAFTGYSLSDIVPCLTDLHKVCLDAPHCQLLAIKEKYKRSKYLQVSLLEPPAVLPLQ, from the exons ATGCGCCGCGCCAGTGAGAAGAGCCGGGCAGGGCGGCGGGAGCCCTGCTCCGCTGTCCCCCACAGCAGCGGGcgagctgtgctgggggtgctggcggAGAACGGGCAGCAGCGGCCCGGTGGCCAG GGTGCTACTGTTATCAGATGCTTCTCTGGCTCTGAAAACGCCATCCCTTTGGCTGGAAAAGATGAATTACCTAAACGCTTGGGCAATGTTCCATCAAAGCAAGAGTTTGCTATCTATGTAGATGatcaagaacagaaagaaaactacaGCTACCAAGTGGCTGAAGAGCTGGAATCAAGCCTGTGTGAGCTGGATACTAGTGCAATGTCTTCCAGTATTCACCTTCTGCTGGATCTCAGTACAG GATCTCCTATGCTAGTGGACACATCCTTCCAGTCCCAGCCTGAGGATCACATGGTAGATGCCGTAACTCTGACTGTGGGAGAGTACGCAGAAGACATTCATCAGTACCTCCGGGAGGCTGAA GTAAGATTCAGGCCCAAGCCCTACTACATGAGGAAGCAACCGGATATCACTACAGGAATGCGTGCCATCTTGGTAGACTGGCTGGTGGAAGTAGGGGAAGAATATAAACTTCGAACAGAGACTTTGTACTTGGCGGTCAACTTCCTGGACAGGTTTCTCTCCTGCATGTCTGTTCTCAGAGGGAAGCTGCAGCTTGTAGGAACAGCAGCAATCCTTCTGGCTGC GAAATATGAAGAGATCTACCCTCCAGAAGTGGATGAATTTGTGTATATAACAGATGATACCTACACAAAGAGGCAGCTGCTAAGAATGGAACACCTGCTTCTCAAAGTGTTAGCTTTTGACCTAACAGCCCCAACCATCAACCAGTTCCTCCTTCAGTATATTCAGAGGCATGGAGTCTGTATGAGGACAGAGAACTTTGCAAGG tatctTGCAGAGCTGAGTCTCCTCCAAGATGATCCATTTCTGAAGTACCTTCCTTCACAAATTGCTGCAGCAGCCTACTGTCTAGCAAACTATACGGTGAACAGGTCTTTCTGG CCAGAAACACTTGCTGCATTCACTGGGTATTCATTAAGTGATATAGTGCCTTGCCTGACTGATCTGCATAAAGTGTGCCTTGATGCTCCCCATTGTCAACTGCTTGCAATTAAGGAGAAGTATAAGCGCTCAAA GTACCTGCAGGTGTCTCTTCTGGAGCCCCCAGCAGTTCTTCCTCTACAATAG